The following proteins are encoded in a genomic region of Bacillus sp. FJAT-22090:
- a CDS encoding VOC family protein, which translates to MGRVIGFELNSQDPKKAAEFYSEVFGWEVAEPHWDYWAVTTRMDVNSGINGGIGKGAYDYPHGTRIQIEVESIDEYIAKSKNNGAVIVRDKMEFDEFYLAYLVDPVGLGFGLI; encoded by the coding sequence ATGGGGAGAGTAATTGGATTCGAACTAAATAGTCAAGATCCTAAAAAAGCAGCAGAATTTTATTCGGAAGTTTTTGGTTGGGAAGTTGCTGAACCACATTGGGACTATTGGGCAGTTACGACTAGAATGGATGTTAACTCAGGAATTAACGGAGGAATCGGTAAAGGAGCATATGATTATCCTCATGGCACTCGTATTCAAATTGAAGTGGAATCAATTGATGAGTACATAGCTAAATCTAAAAATAATGGTGCAGTAATTGTGAGGGATAAAATGGAATTCGATGAATTTTACCTTGCCTACTTGGTAGATCCTGTCGGTCTGGGGTTTGGTTTAATTTAA
- a CDS encoding BsuPI-related putative proteinase inhibitor, whose protein sequence is MNKLKRIPWLFLLAVTLFTLASCGTSDVDSSTGSQEYKISTQLNVLADGEASFIIINGAEKEAVLTMSSGQQIEFQLLNEAKEVIYTYSANKMFVQEIQEKKLQPGEKLAIPLNLQEELAGVPAGSYKLIVWSTADGLENLKVETNYEWAGESISGATGKLVVESQEVTYVGQIDLHSIEVKNLDGATEAMRLSEVAIPFFEGLEEGKQILVEYVVENEQKVIQFTRLVE, encoded by the coding sequence ATGAATAAATTAAAAAGAATCCCTTGGTTATTTTTATTAGCTGTAACCCTATTTACATTAGCAAGTTGCGGTACGAGTGATGTAGACTCCTCGACAGGTAGCCAAGAGTACAAAATATCTACTCAGCTTAACGTGTTAGCTGATGGAGAGGCTTCCTTCATCATCATAAATGGTGCAGAAAAAGAAGCTGTTCTAACTATGTCAAGTGGGCAACAAATTGAATTTCAGCTATTAAATGAAGCAAAGGAAGTAATATACACTTATTCCGCAAATAAAATGTTTGTACAAGAGATCCAGGAGAAGAAGCTACAGCCGGGTGAAAAGTTGGCCATACCCTTAAATCTTCAAGAAGAGCTTGCAGGAGTTCCTGCCGGTTCTTATAAATTGATTGTTTGGTCTACAGCAGATGGATTAGAAAACCTTAAGGTCGAGACTAATTATGAATGGGCTGGAGAGTCTATAAGTGGAGCAACCGGGAAATTAGTAGTGGAATCACAAGAAGTCACTTATGTCGGACAAATTGATCTTCATTCTATTGAAGTGAAAAATCTTGATGGAGCAACAGAAGCTATGCGACTCTCTGAAGTTGCCATTCCTTTCTTTGAAGGATTAGAGGAAGGTAAGCAAATACTTGTTGAATATGTAGTAGAAAATGAACAAAAGGTGATTCAATTTACTCGTCTAGTAGAGTAA
- a CDS encoding nuclease-related domain-containing protein codes for MLRRLPINHPTCLEIENKIRAIEAGYAGESYVDNFLKQVNFPKHYAILKDLHIPISPHNYLQVDTLILTRKYIAVLEIKKYTGQIVVPKKSRPVNSCS; via the coding sequence ATGCTTCGGCGACTCCCTATAAACCACCCTACTTGCCTTGAAATTGAAAATAAAATTAGAGCAATTGAAGCTGGTTATGCTGGAGAGTCGTACGTTGACAATTTCTTAAAACAAGTAAACTTCCCCAAACATTACGCTATTTTAAAGGACCTCCATATCCCAATTAGCCCGCATAATTATCTACAGGTAGACACGCTTATCCTCACAAGAAAATACATCGCTGTTTTGGAAATAAAAAAATATACGGGGCAAATTGTTGTTCCAAAAAAATCCCGACCAGTTAATTCGTGTTCTTGA
- the aceB gene encoding malate synthase A, which yields MEQAITKKVEIIGKEVDGIQEILTPEALDFVASLHQLFDERRKELLEARQVRQEKLNNGGTLDFLPETKEIRKGEWTIAPLPQDLQDRRVEITGPVNRKMVINALNSGAKTFMACFEDATSPTWENMIEGQLNMRDAVRKTISYSQDNGKVYSLKEEVAVLLVRPRGLHLLEKNVLIDGKPISGSFFDFGLYFFHNAKELIARGTGPYFYIPKLESHLEARLWNEIFVYAQQQLGIPNGTIKATVLIETIMAAFEMDEILYELRDHSAGLNCGRWDYIFSYIKRLRNQPHVILPDRGQVTMTSPFMRAYTQLCIKTCHRRNASAIGGMAAQIPIKGDEAANEAAFTKVSEDKRREATDGHDGTWVAHPGLVPVAWEQFDTHMPTPNQIHRKREDVQVTAADLLEVPEGTITEEGLRLNCSVGVQYIASWLRGNGAAPINNLMEDAATAEISRTQVWQWIRHPEGKLEDDRKITIPLVEQVLTEELGKLKASFGNEAYLKGRYTEAAELFLSLVNKDEFIEFLTLPGYEKIS from the coding sequence ATGGAACAAGCAATAACAAAAAAAGTTGAAATTATAGGAAAAGAAGTAGATGGGATTCAAGAAATTTTAACTCCCGAAGCACTAGACTTTGTAGCATCTCTTCATCAGTTATTTGATGAGAGAAGAAAAGAATTGCTGGAAGCACGCCAAGTACGTCAAGAAAAGCTGAATAATGGGGGTACATTAGACTTTTTGCCAGAAACAAAAGAAATTCGTAAGGGAGAGTGGACTATCGCTCCACTTCCTCAGGATTTACAAGACCGTCGTGTTGAGATTACTGGTCCTGTAAATCGTAAAATGGTTATCAATGCGTTAAACTCTGGTGCAAAAACGTTTATGGCTTGTTTTGAAGATGCAACTTCTCCAACTTGGGAGAATATGATCGAAGGCCAATTGAATATGCGAGATGCAGTGCGAAAAACTATTTCTTATAGTCAGGATAATGGGAAAGTATATAGTTTGAAAGAGGAAGTAGCGGTTCTTCTAGTACGCCCTAGAGGGCTTCACCTTTTGGAGAAAAACGTTCTAATAGATGGGAAACCGATTTCCGGTAGTTTCTTTGACTTTGGACTTTATTTCTTCCACAATGCAAAAGAGCTTATCGCTCGTGGAACTGGTCCTTATTTCTATATCCCCAAGTTGGAAAGCCATTTAGAAGCAAGGCTTTGGAATGAAATCTTTGTTTATGCTCAGCAACAACTGGGAATTCCAAATGGAACAATCAAAGCAACTGTGTTGATAGAAACGATAATGGCCGCATTTGAAATGGATGAAATTTTATATGAGTTACGTGATCATTCGGCAGGTCTAAACTGTGGACGTTGGGATTATATATTTAGTTATATTAAACGACTTCGCAATCAGCCGCATGTAATCTTACCGGATCGTGGTCAAGTAACAATGACATCACCTTTCATGAGAGCGTATACGCAACTGTGCATTAAAACATGTCACCGACGTAATGCCTCGGCAATTGGAGGAATGGCAGCACAAATCCCGATCAAAGGTGATGAAGCTGCTAACGAAGCGGCATTTACAAAAGTAAGTGAAGATAAACGAAGAGAAGCAACTGATGGTCACGATGGAACATGGGTAGCGCATCCAGGTTTAGTACCAGTTGCATGGGAACAATTTGACACGCATATGCCAACACCTAACCAAATCCATCGAAAACGGGAAGATGTTCAAGTAACAGCGGCAGATTTACTCGAAGTGCCTGAAGGGACAATTACAGAAGAAGGTCTTCGATTAAATTGTAGCGTAGGGGTTCAATATATAGCATCATGGTTACGAGGAAATGGAGCAGCACCTATCAACAACTTGATGGAAGATGCGGCGACAGCAGAAATTTCACGCACGCAAGTATGGCAGTGGATTCGTCATCCAGAAGGAAAACTAGAAGATGATCGTAAAATCACTATTCCACTAGTGGAACAAGTTCTAACGGAAGAATTAGGAAAACTAAAAGCTTCCTTTGGCAATGAAGCATATTTAAAAGGCAGATACACAGAAGCTGCTGAACTGTTTCTTTCATTAGTGAATAAAGATGAATTTATCGAATTTCTAACATTGCCAGGCTATGAAAAAATTAGTTAA
- a CDS encoding IS3 family transposase (programmed frameshift) has protein sequence MSKYTVEVKLEAVERYLTGNQSYKTIAESIGAAKSQVITWVKLFEAQGEHGFQKDDYTSYSSAFKLDVLNFMIKTGASLRETASTFNISSPSTVYKWEQLLKTKGMDALEPKKKGRPSMKKQTKKIISPTSTPAEDSVEALQAKVERLEMENAYLKKLNALVQTQEKITNKIKAQVIFELKGQYEVVDLVEVADIPRSTYYYWEKRLDQVDKYEAGKEAIKIIYHEHKGRYGYRRIAKELQKYGFTHDPKTINRLMNEIGLKCEVRMKKYRSYKGNVGKIAPNVLQRDFKAEKMNQKWVTDVTEFHLFGEKRYLSPVLDLCNGEIIAYKVMNRPVYQLVGDMLDEAVQRLQPGDEVILHSDQGWHYQMKKYQQTLQAHQITQSMSRKGNCLDNAVIENFFGLLKSELLYLQEFESMAHFEKELEEYMDYYNHKRMKAKLKDLSPVEYRTQILEAA, from the exons ATGTCTAAATATACAGTAGAAGTTAAATTAGAAGCGGTGGAACGCTATTTAACTGGAAACCAAAGCTATAAAACTATTGCAGAAAGCATTGGCGCAGCTAAATCTCAAGTCATTACTTGGGTAAAACTATTTGAAGCACAAGGTGAACATGGTTTTCAGAAAGACGACTATACAAGTTACTCATCAGCGTTTAAACTAGACGTACTCAATTTTATGATCAAAACTGGTGCGTCTCTTCGAGAAACCGCAAGCACATTTAATATTTCTTCCCCTAGTACCGTGTATAAGTGGGAACAGTTGCTTAAGACAAAAGGAATGGACGCGCTTGAACCAAAGAAAAAGGGGCGTCCATCCATGAAAAAACAAACGAAGAAAATTATATCACCAACATCCACTCCAGCAGAAGACTCAGTCGAAGCTCTGCAAGCGAAAGTCGAGCGTTTAGAAATGGAAAATGCTTATTTAAAAAAGTTAAACGCTTTAGTTCAGACGCAGGAAA AAATTACAAACAAAATCAAAGCGCAAGTAATTTTTGAACTAAAGGGACAATATGAGGTCGTGGATTTAGTTGAGGTCGCTGACATTCCACGCAGTACTTATTACTACTGGGAAAAACGATTGGATCAAGTCGATAAATATGAAGCGGGAAAAGAAGCCATTAAGATCATTTATCACGAACATAAGGGTCGTTATGGTTACCGTCGCATCGCGAAAGAACTGCAGAAATACGGTTTTACTCATGACCCGAAGACCATCAACCGCTTGATGAATGAAATTGGTTTAAAATGTGAGGTCCGTATGAAGAAGTATCGCTCTTATAAAGGAAACGTTGGGAAAATCGCTCCTAATGTACTACAACGTGATTTTAAGGCAGAGAAAATGAATCAAAAATGGGTAACAGACGTGACTGAATTCCATCTATTTGGAGAAAAACGTTATCTGTCACCTGTTCTTGATTTGTGTAATGGAGAAATTATCGCATATAAAGTCATGAATCGACCGGTCTACCAACTTGTAGGAGATATGTTAGACGAAGCTGTTCAGCGCCTCCAGCCAGGAGACGAAGTCATCCTTCATTCCGATCAAGGCTGGCATTATCAAATGAAAAAATATCAACAGACATTACAAGCACATCAAATTACACAGAGTATGTCTCGTAAAGGGAACTGTTTAGATAACGCAGTCATTGAAAATTTCTTTGGTCTATTAAAGTCTGAACTGCTTTATTTACAAGAGTTTGAGAGCATGGCGCATTTTGAAAAGGAATTAGAAGAATATATGGATTATTATAATCACAAGCGAATGAAGGCAAAATTAAAAGATCTGAGCCCGGTAGAATACCGAACACAGATCTTAGAAGCTGCCTAA
- a CDS encoding YhfH family protein, protein MKIKKQEANTKHCRECGCVIHEQVESSLYECERCIGTNEE, encoded by the coding sequence ATGAAAATAAAAAAACAAGAAGCAAATACAAAACATTGTCGCGAATGTGGATGTGTTATTCATGAGCAAGTAGAATCATCCTTATATGAATGTGAACGCTGCATCGGCACGAACGAAGAATAA
- a CDS encoding response regulator transcription factor: MTQFTVLVTDDDQDIRDGIEIYLKNEGYNVLKAADGLEALQLIEENEVHVIVLDIMMPKMDGIAATFKIREQKNIPIIMLSAKAEDSDKIHGLSVGADDYVTKPFHPMELVARVKSQLRRYTKLGTYQGQQSVIEIDGLMLNQEAKELSVDGETVKLTPIEFKITELLMTNAGRVYSINEIYERVWNEPAYNAENIVAVHIRKIREKIEADPKNPRYLKVVWGVGYKIDK; encoded by the coding sequence ATGACCCAGTTTACTGTTTTAGTAACAGATGATGACCAGGATATTCGAGATGGAATCGAAATTTACCTAAAAAATGAAGGGTATAACGTGTTAAAAGCTGCGGATGGATTAGAGGCTCTTCAATTAATAGAAGAAAATGAAGTTCACGTCATTGTGTTAGATATTATGATGCCTAAAATGGACGGAATTGCAGCGACCTTTAAAATAAGAGAACAAAAAAATATCCCAATCATTATGTTAAGTGCGAAAGCAGAGGATTCCGATAAGATCCACGGTTTATCGGTTGGAGCGGATGATTATGTGACAAAGCCTTTCCATCCAATGGAGCTTGTAGCAAGGGTAAAGTCACAGCTAAGACGTTATACAAAGCTAGGAACCTATCAAGGGCAGCAATCTGTGATTGAAATTGATGGGCTTATGTTAAACCAAGAGGCAAAGGAACTTAGTGTAGATGGGGAAACCGTAAAGCTTACGCCAATAGAGTTCAAAATAACAGAGTTGCTCATGACCAATGCAGGTCGCGTTTATTCCATTAATGAAATATATGAAAGAGTCTGGAATGAACCTGCTTACAACGCGGAAAACATTGTAGCGGTACATATTCGTAAAATTCGAGAAAAAATAGAAGCAGATCCTAAAAATCCGAGGTACTTGAAGGTGGTGTGGGGCGTTGGCTATAAAATCGACAAGTAA
- a CDS encoding NERD domain-containing protein: MFQKNPDQLIRVLDEESTAFKCPEQQIKRHVNNLQTLLNSLKIDIPIKSLIVLAYSKTHVVLPPKDTTIVMGCDISEYINNYNQYSDIISTTKFHQLLNSLLSKSTEFTPKPIAQTYPLELSQIKTGLFCPKCFNKINNTSTCPTCKTSKIIMQTQAIEDWFYLVKNTITNRECVYFLELKDKFAANYLLKKLNLHPVNDFKSKYYILQRLEVMGANSR; encoded by the coding sequence TTGTTCCAAAAAAATCCCGACCAGTTAATTCGTGTTCTTGACGAAGAATCTACAGCTTTTAAATGTCCGGAGCAACAAATAAAACGACACGTCAATAACTTGCAAACCCTATTAAATTCTTTAAAGATAGATATACCTATTAAAAGCCTTATTGTTCTCGCTTACTCTAAAACACATGTCGTACTTCCTCCAAAAGATACGACCATTGTAATGGGTTGTGATATATCTGAATACATCAACAATTATAATCAATATTCAGATATCATTTCTACAACTAAATTCCATCAACTTCTAAATAGCCTACTCTCTAAATCTACTGAGTTCACCCCTAAACCTATAGCTCAAACTTATCCACTAGAACTCTCGCAAATAAAAACGGGATTGTTTTGTCCAAAATGCTTTAATAAAATTAATAACACTAGCACGTGTCCAACATGTAAAACTTCTAAAATAATTATGCAAACCCAAGCAATAGAAGACTGGTTTTACCTTGTCAAAAATACTATTACTAACCGTGAATGTGTCTATTTCTTAGAACTCAAAGACAAATTCGCAGCCAACTATCTATTAAAAAAACTTAATCTTCACCCGGTTAATGATTTTAAATCTAAATACTATATTTTACAGAGACTCGAAGTCATGGGGGCCAACAGCCGCTAA
- the aceA gene encoding isocitrate lyase, whose translation MSTRQQQVEELRKDWEQNERWKGIERPYSPEEVIKLRGSIQIAHTLARKGAERLWYTLHTEDFINALGALTGNQAVQQVKAGLQAIYLSGWQVAADANLSGQMYPDQSLYPANSVPAVVKRINQAFQRADQIDHAEGREDGFDWFAPIVADAEAGFGGPLNVFELMKGMIEAGAAGVHLEDQLASEKKCGHLGGKVLLPTQNAVRNLIAARLAADVSGVPTVLIARTDADAADMVTSDIDSRDHDFITGERTPEGFYRTKPGIEQAIARGLAYAPYADLIWCETSHPSLEEAKQFADAIHAEFPDKMLAYNCSPSFNWKANLDEETIAKYQVELGKMGYKFQFVTLAGFHALNHSMFELAHEYKTKGMAAYSKLQQAEFANEAKGYTATKHQREVGTGYFDDISQVISGGTSSTTAMKGSTEVAQFS comes from the coding sequence ATGTCAACGAGACAACAACAAGTGGAAGAATTACGTAAAGATTGGGAACAAAATGAACGCTGGAAGGGGATTGAACGCCCGTATTCACCGGAAGAGGTAATTAAACTTCGCGGCTCCATTCAAATTGCACATACGTTAGCTCGTAAAGGTGCAGAACGTTTATGGTACACACTTCATACGGAAGACTTTATAAATGCACTTGGAGCTTTAACGGGAAATCAAGCAGTACAACAAGTAAAAGCAGGACTCCAAGCAATTTATTTGAGTGGTTGGCAAGTAGCGGCAGATGCGAACCTTTCTGGTCAAATGTATCCGGATCAAAGCTTATACCCAGCAAACAGTGTACCTGCTGTAGTAAAACGTATTAACCAAGCTTTCCAGCGTGCAGACCAAATTGACCATGCGGAAGGAAGAGAAGATGGTTTTGACTGGTTTGCTCCTATTGTTGCAGATGCAGAAGCGGGATTTGGTGGACCTCTAAACGTGTTTGAATTAATGAAAGGTATGATTGAAGCAGGAGCAGCAGGAGTTCATTTAGAAGATCAACTTGCATCTGAAAAGAAATGTGGACATTTAGGTGGTAAAGTACTTCTTCCAACACAAAATGCTGTTCGCAATCTAATAGCGGCTCGTTTAGCGGCAGATGTTTCAGGTGTACCAACTGTATTAATCGCTCGTACAGATGCTGACGCAGCAGATATGGTAACAAGTGATATCGACTCTCGCGACCATGATTTTATTACAGGCGAAAGAACTCCTGAAGGATTTTATCGTACTAAACCAGGGATTGAGCAAGCTATCGCTCGCGGCTTAGCGTATGCACCTTATGCAGATCTAATCTGGTGCGAAACATCTCACCCGAGCTTAGAGGAAGCAAAACAATTCGCAGATGCTATTCACGCAGAGTTTCCTGATAAAATGCTAGCATATAACTGTTCACCATCCTTTAACTGGAAAGCGAACTTAGATGAAGAAACAATCGCAAAATACCAAGTTGAACTAGGAAAAATGGGATACAAGTTCCAATTCGTAACGCTAGCTGGATTCCATGCATTAAACCATAGCATGTTCGAATTGGCACATGAGTATAAAACAAAAGGAATGGCTGCATACTCTAAACTTCAACAAGCAGAATTTGCAAATGAAGCAAAAGGTTATACAGCTACAAAACATCAACGCGAAGTTGGAACTGGATACTTCGATGATATTTCCCAAGTAATATCAGGGGGTACTTCATCTACTACTGCAATGAAAGGCTCTACTGAGGTGGCACAATTTTCTTGA
- a CDS encoding sensor histidine kinase: MKHPIMKNIIISILAVIMICGLFTVVDEGQNYIGKNYFDSDSFQVELESFQSSIVPLVLAVPDKEDVMKNITVTRDEIEEYRYRYGGLQEQLDSIRFQYEGRTDEESIEERNKKMADITKNFEDNAYVEKKILIEKEEKIEEYFRTIEREKNNFLNTNDDYIYDLKNIETGERFTNGEVNSKNAFTKLYSSKNGYLKENVIFQSGELSWDVTNLIGNKFARFEGTVAISEASILSGSREDEYKYFIVNQRIFYGVLVVGVLAAIAFVLLWKRNSKNFRYEKAEQKYNKYPIDVRLALFFISIYVAILSAREIIQYVLYYKGYDLIILAPIIAIIFTACTLYQWTWLRAGIGHVDWKQSLIFSWGRSLEGFFLNRTIAVQTLIMLIVIFFWGFGTMMLFPMPEAILIWVPATILIGIPVLVFLLSRMSYLNRVIVKTEEMAKGVLRGELEVKGKSPVAHHAANLNQLRDRIKSSHSEQAKSERLKTELITNVSHDLRTPLTSIITYTDLLKNPSITDEERASYIAILDKKSMRLKTLIEDLFEVSKMATGNIELVKQKVDLTQLLQQAIAEHQEEIDKSELDYRVAIGTKPIMSYVDGQKWWRVLDNLIINTLKYALPKTRVYINLDQVDGEAVFVIKNIAKYELGNDVSELTERFKRADTSRHTDGSGLGLAIAQSIVDLHGGSLRMEVDGDLFKVTVTIAAI, encoded by the coding sequence ATGAAACATCCTATAATGAAAAATATAATCATTAGTATTTTGGCAGTTATAATGATTTGCGGACTTTTTACAGTAGTAGATGAGGGACAAAATTATATAGGTAAAAATTATTTTGATAGTGATAGCTTTCAAGTGGAATTAGAAAGTTTTCAATCCTCTATTGTTCCGTTAGTTTTAGCGGTTCCGGATAAAGAGGATGTAATGAAAAATATTACTGTGACAAGAGATGAAATAGAAGAATATCGGTATCGGTATGGAGGTCTACAAGAACAATTAGACTCTATTAGATTTCAATATGAAGGAAGAACTGATGAAGAATCAATTGAAGAGCGTAATAAAAAAATGGCAGATATTACGAAAAACTTCGAGGATAATGCTTATGTTGAAAAGAAAATCCTTATAGAAAAAGAAGAAAAGATTGAAGAATACTTTCGAACAATTGAAAGAGAAAAAAATAATTTCTTAAATACAAACGATGACTATATTTATGACTTGAAAAATATAGAGACAGGTGAACGTTTTACTAATGGGGAAGTAAATTCAAAAAATGCCTTTACAAAATTGTACTCAAGTAAAAATGGGTATTTAAAAGAAAATGTTATATTTCAAAGCGGAGAACTATCATGGGATGTGACTAACTTAATAGGAAATAAATTTGCTCGATTTGAAGGAACAGTCGCTATTTCGGAAGCAAGTATTTTAAGTGGTAGCAGAGAAGATGAATATAAATATTTTATAGTTAATCAACGAATCTTTTATGGAGTACTAGTAGTAGGAGTATTGGCAGCAATTGCATTTGTTTTATTATGGAAAAGAAACAGCAAGAATTTTAGATATGAGAAAGCCGAGCAAAAGTATAATAAGTATCCAATTGATGTTAGACTCGCATTATTCTTCATAAGTATTTATGTGGCAATTTTGTCTGCGAGAGAAATAATACAGTACGTTTTATATTACAAAGGATACGATCTTATTATTCTGGCACCTATAATTGCAATAATTTTTACAGCATGTACATTGTATCAATGGACATGGCTACGTGCTGGAATTGGTCATGTTGATTGGAAACAAAGTTTAATTTTTAGCTGGGGAAGATCACTAGAAGGATTTTTCTTAAATCGAACAATTGCGGTTCAAACATTAATCATGCTAATCGTAATATTTTTCTGGGGATTCGGGACAATGATGTTGTTTCCAATGCCAGAGGCTATTCTTATCTGGGTTCCTGCAACAATATTAATTGGGATACCAGTACTAGTGTTTTTATTATCGAGAATGTCCTATTTAAACCGTGTCATCGTAAAAACAGAGGAAATGGCAAAGGGAGTTCTTCGAGGAGAATTAGAAGTAAAAGGGAAATCACCAGTTGCACATCATGCGGCTAATCTAAATCAGCTTCGGGATCGAATAAAGTCTTCTCATTCGGAACAAGCAAAAAGTGAAAGACTCAAAACAGAGCTAATTACAAATGTAAGTCATGATTTGAGAACTCCATTAACTTCAATTATAACCTATACAGACTTGTTGAAGAATCCAAGCATAACGGATGAAGAGCGAGCATCCTATATTGCGATTTTGGATAAAAAATCAATGCGTTTGAAGACATTGATTGAGGATTTATTTGAAGTATCAAAAATGGCTACCGGTAATATAGAATTAGTGAAACAAAAAGTCGATTTAACTCAGTTGCTACAACAGGCGATCGCAGAACATCAGGAAGAAATAGATAAGTCAGAGTTAGATTATCGAGTAGCAATCGGTACAAAGCCAATAATGTCGTATGTGGATGGTCAAAAATGGTGGAGAGTACTTGATAACTTAATCATCAATACGTTAAAGTACGCCCTTCCAAAAACACGTGTTTATATCAATTTAGACCAGGTAGACGGAGAAGCAGTCTTTGTTATCAAGAATATTGCAAAGTATGAATTAGGTAACGACGTATCTGAATTAACGGAGAGATTCAAGCGAGCAGACACATCACGCCACACAGACGGATCAGGTCTTGGGCTAGCCATTGCCCAGTCTATTGTGGATTTACATGGTGGTAGTTTACGAATGGAAGTAGATGGCGACTTATTTAAAGTTACCGTTACTATAGCAGCGATATAA
- a CDS encoding VOC family protein — translation MSSIFKRIDTVFLQVSDFEQAIKWYGDVLGFKLRWKDDKGGYAALDIGETLLTLVRTNNNEKPVRKNNHISFNFYTSEIEQAYQYLVQNDVNVEPIIEDKDVKWFKFQDLEGNDLEVCYFKE, via the coding sequence ATGTCTTCTATATTTAAGAGAATTGATACTGTATTTTTACAAGTAAGTGATTTTGAGCAAGCGATCAAATGGTACGGTGATGTGTTAGGGTTTAAGCTTAGATGGAAAGATGATAAAGGTGGATATGCTGCTTTAGACATTGGTGAAACACTTCTTACGTTAGTTCGAACAAACAACAACGAGAAGCCTGTGAGAAAAAACAATCATATTTCTTTCAACTTTTATACTTCTGAGATCGAGCAAGCGTATCAATATTTAGTGCAGAACGATGTAAATGTTGAACCGATAATTGAAGATAAAGACGTTAAATGGTTCAAATTTCAGGATTTAGAAGGAAATGATTTAGAGGTATGTTATTTTAAAGAATAG
- a CDS encoding DinB family protein: METLNQLNFTRIYTLGRIKQSKESAWDIKPSGFNNTIRWNVGHIYVNGEVLTQKAIPSYEILHPEWLPLFVPGTNPDEWDTEPPTMEELMNALKLQSDRIKAVIEPNLHNQLVEPMSIGNLHQMDTVDALMQFMIWHEGVHAGIIHALNRATTE; the protein is encoded by the coding sequence ATGGAAACACTAAATCAATTGAATTTTACAAGAATTTATACATTGGGGAGAATCAAACAGAGTAAAGAGAGTGCTTGGGACATAAAACCAAGTGGATTTAACAATACGATTCGATGGAATGTCGGCCATATTTATGTGAATGGGGAAGTGCTCACGCAAAAAGCAATTCCATCTTACGAAATCTTACATCCAGAATGGTTACCTCTCTTTGTTCCAGGAACTAACCCAGATGAATGGGATACCGAGCCTCCAACGATGGAAGAACTAATGAATGCATTAAAGCTACAATCCGATCGAATAAAGGCAGTAATTGAACCTAATTTACATAACCAATTAGTAGAACCCATGTCTATTGGCAATCTACATCAAATGGATACGGTGGATGCACTTATGCAATTTATGATTTGGCATGAAGGAGTGCATGCTGGAATTATTCACGCTTTGAACCGTGCAACGACGGAGTGA